DNA from Halobaculum sp. XH14:
ACGACGTGCTCCGGGAGTACCGGGTGATGGACGCGCTCCAGGACACGCCGGTCCCGCTCCCGACCACCGTCCTCGCCTGCGAGGACGAGTCGGTGCTCGGCGCGGAGTTCTTCGTGATGGACCGGACCGCGGGCGACGTGCTGCGCGCCGAGGAGCCGGAGCGCTTTGCCGCGCCCGAGCCCCGCCGACGGATCGGCGAGGAACTGGTGGACACGCTCTCGGCGATCCACTCCGTTGACCCCGCGGCGGTGGGGCTCGCGGAGTTCGGCAGACCGGCGGGGTTCACCCAGCGGCAGGTCGACCGCTGGGCGAAGCAGTACGAGTGGGCGTTCGCGGTGACCGCCGACGAGCGCGAGGTGCCCGCCATCCACGAGACGACGGCGTGGCTCCGGGAGCACGTCCCCGAGTCACACCCCGAGACGCTGGTTCACGGGGACTACAAGCTGGACAACGTGATGTTCGGTCCCGGGACGCCGCCGGACCTCGTCGGCGTGTTCGACTGGGAGCTGTCGACGCTGGGCGACCCGCTGACTGACCTTGGCTGGATGCTGTCGTTCTGGCGCGAGGCGCGGGACCCCGAGCCCGCGGTGCCGGAGCTTCAGGCGACGTTCATGGCCCGGGAGGGGTATCCGAGCCGACGGGAGCTGGTGGAGCGCTACGAGGCCGCCACGGGCCTCGAGTACGAGCACGACCGCTTCTACCGGACGCTCGCGGTGTACAAGCTGGGCGCGCTCGGCGAGATGTTCTTCCGGCGACACCTGGAGGGGAACAGCGACGACCCGCTGTACCCGCTGATGGAGGACGGCGTGCCGGCACTTGGCGAGCGCTGTCTTCGTATTATCGGCGGTGAAGAGGAGTTGTAAGTAGGCTTCTCCGTTCGGTGTTTTCGAAGTTCGGTTCGTTTCATCGGTTCCTGGTTGGTTCGATACGCAACTACTGCTTGATCGGCCGAGTAGACCACTACTGCTTGATCTAGGAGGGCCTCGCCCTCCCCAACCGCTTGCGATGCTCGCTCGCAGGCTCGCTGCGATGCTCACCCCCCACGCGCGTCGACTCACCCCACAGGGGGGTTCGAGTCACGCGCGCCAAGCCAACCACCAGCAGGCGCAGACCGCACCCCTGCTGCCGACGCACCCGCCAGTTGACCGGGAGAACGCTCCGGTGGACTACCTACGGCGTGCTCGTTCGGTAGTCGGGGGCGCGTCGCTCGGCCGACTTTCCGCAGGGTGGGACTGAAAGGGGCCGCGGCGCTCGTGGTGCCCCGACGACGCAAGCACCGCAGGAACGAGGCCGCAGGCCGAGTGACGAGGAGCGCAGCGAGGCGCGGCCCACGAGCGCCGCGGGGGCTTTCGAGGCCACTCCGACGCTCACCTGATACTGGTTGAACCGAAGACCGCTAAAGATCCCCGAGAAGAACCCTAAACGTACGCGAACCACTCCTCGTGGTCGTCCGTCCGCCGCTCCACGAGGTCGAAGAACGCCTGCTGGAGTTCCTCGGTGACGGGTCCACGCGAGCCGTTGCCAATCTCGACGTTGTCCACCTGGCGGATCGGGGTCACTTCCGCGGCCGAGCCGGTGAAGAACAGTTCGTCGGCCGTGTTGAGTTCGCCCCGCGAGATGCTCACGTTGTCGTGCACCTCGTAGCCGCGCTCCTCCGCGAGCGTGATGACCGTGTCTCGGGTGATGCCGTCGAGGATCGACTCGCTCAGGCCCGGCGTGTAGAGCTCGTCGTCCCTGACGAGGAAGATGTTCTCGCCCGGCCCCTCCGCGACGTTCCCCTCCTTGTTCAGCACGATGGCCTCAGCGAAGCCGTTGCGGCGGGCCTCCTCGCCCGCGAGCAGCGAGTTGACGTACAGGCCGGTCGTCTTCGCGTTCGTCGGAATCTGGCTGGAGGCGTGCTTGCGCCAGGAGGAGATCTTCACCTTGATGCCGTTCTCCAGGGCCTCCTCGCCGAGGTACGCGCCCCAGGGCCAGGCGGCGACGACGACGTCCGTCGGGCACTCGCCCGGCGAGACGCCGAGACTGTGGTAGCCGTAGTACGCGAGGGGGCGGACGTACGCCGAGTCGAGGTCGTTCCGCCGGATCGCACCCATCGTCGCCTCGGTGAGCTCCTCGCGCGAGTAGTCGATCTCCATGTCGTACGGCTTTGCCGACTCGTAGAAGCGGTCGAGGTGCTCCTCCCAGCGGAAGACCGCCGTGCCCCGCTCGGTGTCGTACGCGCGGACACCCTCGAAGATGCCCGTACCGTAGTGGAGCCCGTGGGTGAGCACGTGGGTCGTCGCGTCCGCCCAGTCGACGAACTCGCCGTTCTGCCAGATGACCCCGCCGTCCGCCATCTCCTCGAAG
Protein-coding regions in this window:
- a CDS encoding phosphotransferase family protein; the protein is MTDDATGTGEADERSADAGDGGAGGDGRSAGGDGGTDGTDDEYTARLVDPERLRAHLDAELGPADEFAVERHQAGHSNETLFVTHGDRELVVRRPPPGATAETAHDVLREYRVMDALQDTPVPLPTTVLACEDESVLGAEFFVMDRTAGDVLRAEEPERFAAPEPRRRIGEELVDTLSAIHSVDPAAVGLAEFGRPAGFTQRQVDRWAKQYEWAFAVTADEREVPAIHETTAWLREHVPESHPETLVHGDYKLDNVMFGPGTPPDLVGVFDWELSTLGDPLTDLGWMLSFWREARDPEPAVPELQATFMAREGYPSRRELVERYEAATGLEYEHDRFYRTLAVYKLGALGEMFFRRHLEGNSDDPLYPLMEDGVPALGERCLRIIGGEEEL
- a CDS encoding branched-chain amino acid transaminase, whose protein sequence is MTAFEEMADGGVIWQNGEFVDWADATTHVLTHGLHYGTGIFEGVRAYDTERGTAVFRWEEHLDRFYESAKPYDMEIDYSREELTEATMGAIRRNDLDSAYVRPLAYYGYHSLGVSPGECPTDVVVAAWPWGAYLGEEALENGIKVKISSWRKHASSQIPTNAKTTGLYVNSLLAGEEARRNGFAEAIVLNKEGNVAEGPGENIFLVRDDELYTPGLSESILDGITRDTVITLAEERGYEVHDNVSISRGELNTADELFFTGSAAEVTPIRQVDNVEIGNGSRGPVTEELQQAFFDLVERRTDDHEEWFAYV